A genomic stretch from Deltaproteobacteria bacterium includes:
- a CDS encoding TIGR01777 family oxidoreductase encodes MKILVTGATGLVGGALVPLLAGGGHEVVRLGRSAPEAGDVRWDPEGGLLDAGALEGVDGVVHLAGENIATGRWTAEKKRRIRESRVRGTRLLAETLAGLERRPRVLVSASAIGFYGDRGDEELTEASPVGAGFLPDVCREWESATEAAQGKGIRVVHARLGVVLSTGGGALAKMLTPFKLGAGGIIGNGRQYMSWITLDDTVAALAHLLATDSVDGPVNMVAPGTVTNHEFTKTLGRVLRRPTLFPMPGFAARLAFGEMADVLLLASTRVKPAGLTAAGYAYRHGSLEEGLRHVLGAR; translated from the coding sequence ATGAAGATACTCGTGACCGGGGCAACGGGACTGGTGGGCGGCGCGTTGGTTCCGTTGCTTGCCGGCGGTGGCCATGAGGTGGTGCGGCTGGGGCGGAGCGCGCCCGAGGCCGGGGACGTGCGTTGGGATCCGGAAGGCGGCCTGCTTGACGCCGGCGCGTTGGAGGGTGTCGACGGAGTGGTCCACCTGGCGGGCGAGAACATCGCCACCGGGCGGTGGACCGCGGAGAAGAAGCGCCGCATCCGGGAGAGCCGGGTGCGCGGCACGCGTTTGCTGGCCGAGACCCTGGCGGGCCTGGAGCGGCGGCCGCGGGTGCTGGTGTCGGCCTCGGCCATCGGGTTCTACGGCGACCGCGGCGACGAGGAGCTCACCGAGGCCAGTCCGGTCGGCGCCGGTTTCCTGCCCGACGTGTGCCGCGAGTGGGAGTCGGCCACCGAAGCGGCGCAAGGGAAGGGCATCCGCGTGGTCCACGCGCGCCTGGGCGTGGTGCTGAGCACGGGCGGCGGTGCTCTTGCCAAGATGCTCACGCCCTTCAAGCTCGGGGCCGGCGGCATCATCGGCAACGGCCGGCAGTACATGAGCTGGATCACCCTGGACGACACCGTGGCGGCTCTCGCCCACCTGCTTGCCACGGATTCCGTAGACGGACCGGTGAACATGGTGGCCCCGGGGACGGTGACCAACCACGAGTTTACCAAGACGCTGGGCCGTGTGCTGCGGCGTCCCACCCTGTTCCCCATGCCCGGGTTCGCCGCGCGCCTGGCCTTCGGCGAGATGGCCGACGTGCTTCTCCTGGCCAGCACCCGTGTCAAACCGGCCGGCCTGACGGCCGCCGGGTATGCATACCGCCACGGCTCCCTGGAAGAAGGTTTGCGCCACGTCCTCGGCGCGCGGTGA
- a CDS encoding ABC transporter ATP-binding protein, with product MDPAALTFVNVSKVYDGAGSAERYALRDVSFEIASGRTVAIVGRSGTGKSTLLHLAAGIDVPTRGSVAVRGTPLEGLNETARTRLRRREIGFVFQLFHLLPHLTVRDNVALPELIAGARESSFRERVAVLLERVGLPDRADDPVAGLSGGEMQRVAICRALLRRPRLLLADEPTGSLDDASGQVVMDLMVRMVAEEQATLVYATHSRELAAMADSILRLHSGILEPESGALA from the coding sequence ATGGACCCGGCCGCGCTCACCTTCGTCAACGTCTCGAAGGTCTACGACGGGGCGGGCTCCGCGGAGCGCTACGCGCTGCGCGACGTCTCCTTCGAGATCGCCTCGGGCCGGACCGTGGCCATCGTCGGCCGCAGCGGCACCGGCAAGTCCACGCTGCTGCACCTGGCGGCGGGCATCGACGTGCCCACGCGCGGATCGGTGGCGGTGCGCGGCACGCCCCTGGAGGGTCTCAACGAGACCGCCCGGACCCGGCTCCGCCGGCGCGAGATCGGGTTCGTCTTCCAGTTGTTCCACCTCCTTCCGCACCTGACGGTGCGGGACAACGTCGCCCTGCCGGAGCTCATCGCCGGCGCCCGGGAAAGCTCTTTCCGGGAACGGGTGGCGGTTCTGCTAGAGCGGGTGGGCCTGCCGGACCGCGCCGACGATCCCGTGGCCGGGCTGAGCGGCGGCGAGATGCAGCGCGTGGCCATCTGCCGGGCGCTGTTACGGCGGCCGCGCCTGTTGCTGGCGGACGAGCCCACGGGAAGTCTGGACGACGCCAGCGGCCAGGTGGTGATGGACCTCATGGTGCGGATGGTGGCGGAGGAGCAGGCGACGCTGGTCTACGCCACCCACAGCCGCGAACTGGCAGCCATGGCGGACAGCATCCTGCGGCTCCATAGCGGCATCCTGGAGCCGGAATCAGGCGCCCTTGCGTGA